CTACTCTTTACCCGGCTTCACTAAAAATACAGCAACCGCCAGCAAAACCGTTGTGGAGAGCGCCATGGCCAGAAAGGTGACATTTAATCCATGGATCGGCGCACGCGCGCCATAGCTGGTAAGGGAGCTGTTTGTCACAGCGGTCATAATACCTACAAAAACAGCCGAACCGATGGCGCCGGCAATTGTCCGGAGCGAAGTCAGGAGGGCGGTGCCGTGGGCGGTCAGCTCAATTTTAACCCCACTGATGCCCCAGGTTACCAACGGCATCATCAGGCAGCCAATGGCGGCACAGCGAATCGTATTGTAAAGGGACGCGACCCAGACAGAGGTATTCATCGTGATAAAGAACATGCCGATATTACTGGTCAGCATGAAAAGCGCGCCGGCAACAAATAATTTTTTGATTCCGATCCGGTCATAAATCTTCCCGGCAAAAGGGCTCACAATAGCCATAACCAGCGACCCGGGAAGGGTGACTAACCCGGAGAGTGTTGCCGAATAGCCCATAATGGACTGAACGTAAAGAGGCATGATGATGGACGACCCCATCATCACAAAATACAACAGCATGCTGCCAATCAGACTCAGGGTATACTCCTTATTTTTAAGAACGCGCAGCTCCAGGAAGGGCTCTTTTAAATGGAGCTGCCGATGAACGAAAAAGACCGAGGCCGTACAGCCAACCGCGAGGGGCAAGAGGATTTTAAAACTGACGAAAGCGCCGCTTCCCATATTTCCGATGCCCAGTGTAATGCCGCCAAAGGCAAAGGCACTGAGGATAAAGGACAGCAAGTCAAACCGGGTAATAACATTCTCCAGCACATTATCAAAAACAAAAACGGCAAAGACCAGCGAGATGAGCATAATAAAAATAGCAATGCAAAAGATCATCCGCCATCCCACTGAGTCTACCAGAAGCCCTGCAATTGTCGGCGCAATTACCGGAGCGGCGCCAACCGAGAGGCCGTACCACCCCATGATGCTCCCCTTTTTCTCAACCGGATAGATGGTCAGGAGGATAACCTGGGCCATGGAGGTCAGGACGCCGTTTCCGCAGGCCTGAAGAATTCTTCCAAACATCATGAACTGAAAATTAGGCGCGGCAGCACAGAGCAGCAATCCTAAGATAAAACAGCCAATAGCGGACAGATAAAGTTTTCTGGTTGGAAAACGGGTTATGAGAAAAGCTGTCAGCGGCATCATGGTTCCCATGGCCAGCGAATAACCGCTTGTGAGCCATTGTCCTGTCGTCACACTGATGTCGAAGGCTTTGATAATAGGCGGCAGAGCCGTTGTCAGGGCTGTTGCCAGCATGGACGAGGCAATACAGGTGATTAATATATTGATAAAAATCAGGGTTCTTTTCCTGTCGGTAATGTTAATGGTGTTGGTCAATGTTCTTCCCCTCTTGCGCTGTGATTGTTTATCTTATTTAAAAGAGCATAAAATGTCCGCTTTTCATCATCTGTTAAAGACGCCAGCATATCGCTGTGTACTTTCTTCTGCTTTTTTCGGCTTTTTTTTACTTCCTCTATCCCCTCCGCGGTCAGGGAGACCATTAAGCTTCGCCTATCCTTTTTAGACGGGACACGCTGCACATATCCCTTCTCCTCCAATTTAGACAGCAGCTCGCTTAAAGAAGGCGGGCGAATCTGCAGGGCATCAGCCATTTCTCTCTGGCTGATTTCATGTTTGTCTTCGAGAAAGAACAAACACCGGTATTGCCCCATAAATGGCCTCAGGTTGTCTCCCTCAGTATCCCGGGATGGAATATAACGGTTCATTCTCGCAACATTAAAAAACAGCTCAATGATTTCATTATCTGTGATATTCAAAGCAGTCTCCTCTTTTTTTTAGTTTATAAATACGCTTATTATCGTTAGGTACCTATCATTTTATATCTGTTTAGTATTATAGATAAGCCGTTCTTTTTTGTCAAGCTTGTTTTAGCACGGGCACAAAAAGAAAAAGACCGATGGTTTTTCCAAAGAAAACCATCGGTCTTTTTAATGGGCGGCCTAAGCCTGCTGCCTTCTCTTTACATCCTCTAAAAATGCTTCCAGGCTTCTGTCGTGGAGCTTTTCTCCTTCTTTGGAAAACAGGCAGCCTGGTATCTGTCCCCGGCCCCGATGCTTGGCGATACATTCACAGCAGTAGCCATGCTGTTTACAGCCAAATTCGGTACAGGTACAGCCCTGTTCATTTTTATCCTTCCGGCAGATACGCTCTTCGGCAGTTTCGGGTGTTTGACATGTGTTGCAGCTCATGATCATACTCCTCCTGATTCGTTTTTCAGGATTATTATATCACAGTACCCGGCACTTTGAAAACTTTCAGTTTTAATGGCTCGTTTTAGTAGTCTCCCTGAAACGGGAAGCCTGATCACATCTTACGCTGCGGTACTCCATCAGGGCAGACAGCAGAATCCATATGACTGGAAAAATAAGGATTGGCGTGAGCTCAGCGGTATCCAGAAGCTTCATCAACCCGGTGGTGATATATGTAGCCAAAAAGGTGGCGATGTACTGGACCCCGACCACAATTCCCATGGCGCGTGTCATACATACCGAGGGTACCACCTCTGTCACCTCCTGATAGACATAGGCAATGGACGTCATATAGGCCCCTCCCATCAGGGTTACAATTATAATCAGCAGAAAACGGTTCGGAAAAAGATATAAAAGTAAAAGTACAACAGACATGAGGACATCCGATACAACCGAGGTAAAGCTTCCCAATTTTCGATAGGTCCGATCAAAGAAAAAGGCAAAGACGGCACCGCCCAGGGTATCGACTGAAAGTGCGATGCCGGCATAACCGACATCGCCCAGACCATGTTCTACAATATATAAGGATAAAAAGAAACCCGGAACAAAATAGGTTATGCCCAGCACGATGAAATTTAAAAGCATTATCCAGAACCTGGAGCCTAATCTGGCAATGCCCGTGCCATTTTCCATTTTGTCTTTCTCCTGGTCGAAAAGCGTTTTGGGAAGGCTTGGGATAAACAAAGCCACCATCAGAGTCATCAAAGCCGCAGTCCAGTAAACATTAAAGGCACCGACCCATGACCGGTGTGCCAGATAGCCTGCCGCCACTGAAAAAAGAGACCCCGCCGCTGCCATGGCAGAATTGTAATATCCCATGTATTTTGCCCGGATACGCTCATCGACATACAGCTCCGCGATCATCGTAACTGCCGCGACATTGATATAAGCAGAGGCTGTCCCACAGATCAGATTTACTGCGATAAAACCATAAATACTAACCTGACGTGTAAAAAGCAGCGCTGAAACGGTAAAGATCACACAGGCTGTCAGCAGGGCTTTTTTCCGGTTTGTCCGGCTGTAGATCGCTGGTGAGATAAAGGATACGCACATTATTACAATATATGGACCGGAAATAAAGAAATTGACAGCCATTGCCTGTTCTGGAAAGGCTTCGTAGATATTATAATTGATCACCTGAAAAATGGTGGTGTACATCACCGCAAAGGAGGTGGTCAAGATACTGACATAAGCCAGCAGCCTTCTTGTTCTGGAGAACGCCTCTAACATAATAGACCTCTGATTCTGGATGATTTATCCTTTAAATAAAATAATTCTTCTGTTTTAATCTCTGTATATTTTGTGTTATCATAATGGTACATTATTATTTGACCGCGATTAAAAAAGGAGGCGTAATCAAAATGGCAACAGAAAATAAAAACGGGATTTCGACACGAAAGAAAATTCTCAGCACTTGCAGGCATCTGTTTTATGAAGAAGGGTTTTCTGCCGTAACCTTTGCTGGAATCTGTAAAGCGACAAATACAAACCCCGGCTCAGTCTCTTACCATTTTAAAAGCAAGATTAACATTGCCCTGCTGATCTATCAGGAAATCATGGAGACGCTCTCAAACGAATCCAAGGCACTTTTTCCCGACAGCGATCTGACACAGCAGCGCATGCTGGCACTTGCCATGCATTTACGTCTGCTTTATGACAACGCCAAATACCGGCGTTTTTCGGCCGAGGTCTGCACACAGCGCGCTTATGACAAGGAGCTGTCACGTTTTGTCTACAGCTATTCGGAACCCTTTCTTGTCGCCAAGGAGTACATGAGCGAACAGAAAGCCCTGTTCTACTTTGCCGCTATGATTGGAATGGACGGTTACCTGGAGTCCTATATCGACCGGGACATTGACCATCTGACCTTTGATGAAATCTTTAATTATTATATTGAGCTGCACTACTCCTTCCTGGAAAAAATGGATTTCTCCAAACGCATATCCCGCGTTTATGAGGATCTGGGCACTCTGGATATCCGGATATCCGAGGACTTCAAGCTCTCCATCGCACCCTGTCCTCAAGAATAGGTCTAGCAGCTCATATAGAAAAATTTTTCAAATACTGCGTCCTGGGCTGCCATTACCAATGCCCTGGCGTTATCTGGCGTATTGGGATAGTATTTCAGATAATCGTCCCAGCTCTGGTAATAGCGGCTTTTAAATGCCGGAACCTCTGAATGGTGATAGTCTTCCTTCCTGAAGACTTCGCCCGTGGCGGTTCCGTCATTTTCATATACGCCATAATCCCGCACTGTTTCACAGACCGCCGCCAGGTTTTCAAGCTTGATATCCGCCAGTGTGATGGGGTCCTTGTCAAAGCCGAAAATATATTGTCCGCCGGGCGCCATAATATCCAGCCAGGCCTTTGTTTTATCAATAACCTCCTGCTTTGTACAGGTTAAAAGATTGTTCAGCGGGAAGCCGCCGCCCAAAACAAACTTTTTGCCCAGTTTTTTCTTGATTTCGCGTGGGTCGGTCAGTTCAAAGGTAAAGTACATACCCGTTGGCAGCTCATACAGATAATCCAGCAGCCTTGTCCAGTCGTGCTCTAAAAAGGCGCCGCAGCGCATTCCGAGGGCCGCGTAATCTGTTACCAGGCGTTTCCAAGAAGGCAGCCACACCTCTGCAAAATCCTTCTCACGGATATAGGTTGCCATATGCAGCTGGAACATGGTTGGATTATAGCGGTTGATCTGACGGCTGTCTGTGCATTTTCCCATTTTGTACATCATTGGATAAATGGCGTCAAGGGCTTCTGACAGCTCCTTCCGGTGTCTTCGGACATCCATGCAGATTCCTGAAAAGCTCCTGAGCTGATCCCCGATCCAGTCCATCGGGGCACGGCCAAAGCCCTGAATGCCGACATCTGATGGGTAGCCGTATTTTTCGTTAAGCCTCTCTACCATGGACCCTGTTTTTGCATAGTAGTCGCCCTCCAGAACCATCTCCTCATACAATGAAAACAAAACCTTTCCCGCACTTTCCTCCACATTAAGGTTTTTATAAAGCCGCGGAACACATTTATCAATTAAAAAGGCATAGGGATCTTCGATGAGCTCGCTGTACTCATCGGCCTGCATGCACTCTGTGTTGGGGTGCTGCATGATCCCGGTATTGGACATCAGCTTGTTTTTGGCGTCCAGAGTCTGGGATGAGTAAGGTGCGTAGACAGATCCCGCATAAATACAGGTATCGGTCGGGATCATTTCGCACAGCTCCTCCGCTGCCGGCTCAAGCAGTGAAGGGTCCCAGTAGGCGGCCTTTCGGTCTACTTTACCATAATCTGCCACTGCTGTTAAAGGCAGGCTGACCGAAATAGGCACCCGTTTCGGAATTTTATTGTCAAATACATCTTTGATATTTTGTGTTCGTTCTTCACATGTTTTTTTTACGTCATCTCTCATTTATTTTAATCTCCTTTTGATTTGTTAAACCGATGCTTTTACGCTTCACTGGTCTTTGTAAAACGTTTCTTTTCAATTGCCGATACAAATATTTCTGCCACAAACAGTACTGCCAGTATGATGGCTGAAATAATCCATGTTTTTACGAAGGAATCGGTGTGCATGATCTGTGTCAGCCATGTTGCGTAGTAAGTACTGGCAAAAGAGCCAATGCCGTAAACCGCTGTCGAGATGGATACTGAATCGTCATACCGGGATTTTGGTACAATCGCAAATCCCTGGGCATAAGCATATGAGAAAGCATATTTGTAGGTACAGCCCCCTATAGTACCCACAACCAGAACCGTTGCCACTGATGGGAAAAGAATCAGAATAAACAGGGACAGCGCGGCTACAAGATAACAGAGGGTAATGGTCTGCCGTTTGAGCTTGCTGTAAACAAATCCAAAGCCCAGGCAGAGCACAAACCCGGCCAGGGATTTAACTGAGGCCGAAATTCCTGCCAGCTCGGTCCCGCCAATACCATTTTCCATAATGTAGGAGGACAGATAATAGAGGACCGTCCCCCCCAATACCACATTCATCACAAACCATCCAAAGCTCATCCACCAAAACCGCCAGCCCAGGGATTCCTTTTCAGCCTTGCCGCCGGACTGCTGCGCGGCCTGGCTCTCTGGACGGATACTGGGAATAAACACGATCAGCAAAATTACCATTGGCACCGCTGACCAGTAAATCTTAAAGACATTCTGCCAGACACCGCTGGCTGCCAGAATACCGGCCGCATAGCTGAAGATAACCCCTACGAGACTCAGGGCCGCATTATAATAGCCTGTAATTTTAGCCCTTTTCGTCTCGTCCTCATAGAGATCCGCGATCAGGGCGACAGCCACCACATTGACAACACCTGAACCAATCCCCACCAGAGTACGCATGATACACATGTATAAAAAATCATCGACTAAAACGCCTAAGATCGCCCCAACGGCAAAAACAACGCCGCCCGCAATCATAACGGTCCGCTTGTTAACCTTTTTCAGAACCACGCCGGTTAATAAAGACGCAATGACAACAATTAACATTGGTCCCGAAATAAAATAATTAATATACCCCATTGAATCCGGATAGGCCTGATATAACAGACCAATTACAGGATTAATGGCCAGATCCGCCATAACGGCAATGGCTGTGGCCATAATGGCAATGACTGCCAACGTTTTCTTTGACTGTGACATTTCCACTGACATAACACTCTCTCCTTAATACTTGATTTACTGCATTAACCTCTGCTCCTCTTTATGTAACACACTTTTTTACTCCCTTCAATTATTTGAGCGTGATTAAATTTGAGTATGCTCAAATTATATTTCGTTTAATTTCGTTTGTCAAGACAAAATTTTAAAAATTCTATATTTTACGTTTTTCGAAATTATGGAAATCCGCCGCAATTTCTCCCACAATATCCCATCTTAACTATAGGCTTTTGCACAATTTTATGATATTATTTTAGGAAGTATAAAAATTAAGGATCACAACAGGAGAGAATAGATGGAGACAAACGAAAAAACCAATTTTATTATCAACGCCATTGATGAGGATAACAAAAACCATGTGTATACCGACGAGCGCGTACACACCCGTTTTCCACCCGAACCCAATGGCTATTTACATATTGGCCACGCCAAGGCCTCTTTGCTGAACTACCGCATTGCCAAAAAATACAACGGAAAGTTCAACCTGCGTTTTGACGACACCAACCCTGTCAAGGAAGACATTGAATATGTCAACTCGATCAAAGAGGATTTATCCTGGCTGGGCATTGACTGGGAAGACCGCCTCTACTTTGCGTCCAGCTATTTTTCAAAAATGGCGGAATACGCCGTAGAGCTCATTAAAAAGGGCCTGGCCTTTGTAGATGACTTAAACGCAGACCAGATTCGTGAATACCGCGGCACACTCAAGGCGCCCGGTAAGGAAAGCCCCTACCGCAACCGCTCTGTATCCGAAAACCTTGAACTTTTTGAAAAAATGAAAGCCGGCGAATTTGACGAGGGCGTTAAAGTACTCCGGGCTAAAATCGACATGGCCAGCCCGAATATGAACATGCGCGATCCAGTCATTTACCGTATCCTGCACACCAAGCACCCCAATACCGACGAAGACTGGTACATCTACCCCATGTACGATTTTGCCCATCCGGTGGAGGATGCCATCGAAGGCATCACCCATTCCCTCTGTACCCTGGAATTTGAAGACCACCGTCCCTTCTACGACTGGGTTCTGGCCAACCTGGACGACTTTAAGGCCGAGCACCCCCGCCAGATCGAATTTGCAAAGCTGAACCTGTCCGGTACCATTATGGGCAAACGCTACCTGAAAAGACTGGTCGATGAAGGCATTGTGGATGGCTGGGATGACCCGAGACTGGCGACTATCTCCGGTATGCGCCGCCGTGGCTATACACCGGAGGCTATTCAGGCTTTCTGTGAGGAGATCGGCGTCGCCAAGGCAAACTCCACTGTCGACATCGCCATGCTGGAGCATTTTATCCGCGACGACTTAAAGCTGAAAGCCCCGCGTGTCAATGCTGTACTCGATCCGCTCAAGGTTACCATTACCAATTATCCTGAGGATCAGATCGAGTGGCTTGAAATTGAGACAAATCTGGATGTACCGGAAATGGGCATGCACAAAATGCCTTTTGGACGTGAAATCTATGTTGAAAAATCAGACTTTATGGAAGTTCCGGTTAAAAAATACTTCCGTCTCTTCCCTGGCAATGAAGTCCGCCTGAGAGGCGCCTATTTCATTACCTGCAACGAGGTTATCAAGGATGAAAACGGCGAGGTCATCGAGCTTAAATGTACCTATGACCCAGAAACAAAATCCGGCTCCGGTTTTACAGGCCGCAAAGTCAAGGGAACCATCCACTGGGTATCAGCCTCCGAAGGAGAACAGGTTGAGGTTCATATGCTGAACCCGCTGCTTAAGGATGAAGAAGGCTTTGACGCTGACACCTTCCTTGATAAAATTAACCCGGACTCACTGAAAAAGATCACCGCCTGGGTAGAACCGCGTGTGCTGGAAGCCAGCCCCTATGACAAGTTCCAGTTTGTCCGCCAGGGTTATTTCTCCGTTGACCCTAAATATTCAACCGAGGGAAATCCGGTCTTTAATCAGGTCGTGCCGCTTAAAAGTTCCTGGCGTCCAGGTAAGTAATCCGCATTCAATCGCGTTTATCATAAGGAGTAAATATGATTTGGTCATTAAAAGAAACCCTGCCCCGCGAAGAAATTCGCGAAATTCAATTCAAACGTCTGAAAAAAACACTCAAGCACGTCTATAAAAATGTGCCTTACTACAGAAACCTGTTTAAGGCCAATAAAATCAAGCCCGATGATATCCGTTCTCTGGAGGACCTGCGTTTTCTGCCTTTTACCACCAAGGAGGATCTTCGGATGAACTATCCCTTCGGCCTGTTCGCAGTGCCGAAGGAAAAAATCGTGCGCTACCATGCGTCCTCCGGCACCACCGGCAACCCCACTGTTGTAGGCTACACCAGGAAGGATCTTGAAACCTGGGCCGAGTGTATTGCCCGTCTGGTTACCATGGGTGGCGTTACCAAACGGGATACTGCGCATGTATCCTTTGGCTACGGCCTGTTCACGGGCGCTTTTGGCCTACACCAGGGCCTTGAAAAGGTTGGAGCCGGCGTTGTGCCCATGTCCAGCGGCAATACCCAGAAGCAGATAAAAATCATGAAGGATTTTGGCGCCACTGTACTCATCGGCACGCCTTCCTACGCGCTGCGCCTGGCTGAGGTGGCTCAGGATATGGGCCTGGACCCGGCGACGGATTTAAACCTGCGGGTCGGCTGTTTTGGCGGTGAAGGCTCCACCGAGGCCATGCGCGCCAAGATCAACGAGGCCTTTGGCCTGTTTGCCACTGAAAACTACGGGATGAGCGAGCTCATCGGCCCTGGTGTTTCCGGCGAATGCCAGGCGCTCACTGGCATGCACATCAATGAGGATCACTTTATCGCAGAAATCATTGACCCTGTGACCTTGGAGGTTCTGCCAGAAGGCGAAACCGGCGAGCTGGTCATCACGCCTATCACCAAGCAGGCACTGCCGCTGATCCGTTACCGCACAAAGGATATCACCCATCTCGATTATTCCCCCTGTGCCTGTGGCCGTACCACTGCCCGCATGGCCAAGATTGAAGGCCGTACCGATGATATGCTCATCATCAGCGGTGTCAATGTCTTCCCGTCCCAGATCGAGGAAGTGCTGCTGAGTATTGACGGCATTGGCTCCAACTATCTGATTACCGTCAGCAAGAAGGGGTATCTGGATAAAATCGAAATTGATGTGGAGGTAATCGACCACGATCTGCTGGATTCTGTCACCAAGCTGGACGCGCTCTATGCCGAAATCAAGACCAAGCTTCATACCATCCTGGGGATTCACCCAACCATCCACCTCGTTGAACCAAAGAGCTTAAAACGTTCCGAAGGAAAGGCCCAGCGTGTCCTTGACCTTCGCAATGAAAAATAAGGAGGCCCGATATGTTAATCAAACAATTATCCATTTTTATCGAAAACAAAAAAGGACATCTTGCCAGCATCACAAAGGTGATCTGTGACGCCGGAATTGATATCCGGGCGATCTCGGTTTTTGACAGCTCGGAATTCGGCATACTGCGCCTGGTCGTCAACGAACCCTACAAAGCCGCTGAGCTACTGAAAGAGGCCGGTCACGTGGCCAAAATGACCGATGTGCTGGCGGTTGAGCCCGAAGACCGAATCGGCGCCATGTACCGCATTTTTGACACTTTATCCGATAACGACATCAATGTGGAATACGTCTATTCCTTTGTCATGCGCAATCAGAGCGCCATGCCCCTGGTCATCATGAAAACAAGCGACCAGGAAAAAGCCATCGAGGTGCTCAAGAACTCTGGCGTTATTGTTCTGCCAAAGGAAGATGTCTATCAGGTCGATTGAAATTGCTTTAAAGACTAAAATAAAAATCACAGGGCGTTCGCTCTGTGATTTTTTTGAATCCAAAATTTCAAACATTAAAGCAACAGTTCCGCACTCTCAGGTGTAAAGATGACTTCTTTATCCTTAACCACTGCATTTCCGACAAGACGGTAGCCCTTTGGGCCGCCGTCTACAGTTGCTGCCAATATCCAGGTCTTTGGATTTTTCTGTAAATTTTTCTGGGTAACTTCCATTTTATATATGCCAATAATAATGGCATCTTCACCTGCTTTGACATTTCCCACAATGATCGGATGGGGCTCTCCTGCTTCACCAACCGTTACGATGGTTACATAGCTGGAACCTTCAATTACTTTTTTGACATCTTCCTGTATTTTCATCACAATACTCCTTTGTTTTATTGACAGCTGTTTACTCCGGATTTACTATCTGGTATAATTATACTACCATAAAAAGATGTAATCAATTACGCAGTTTATTATGAGTAGGTGAGAAAAAAATGAGTACCCTGAAAAACACTGAAAGCCAAACCTGTACTGGCAATTGCCCCTGCGGCGAATACTGCCTGCTGACCATTGCGCTTAACCTGATTGGCGGCAAATGGAAGATTCCGATCATCTGTGCCTTGAAGCAGGACGGCCCCACACGTTATAACGAATTGAAACGAAAGATATCCGGTATTACCAACACCATGCTGGCCAGCTCATTAAAAGAACTGGAAAGCAGCGGCCTGATCTACCGAAGACAATATGATGAAATGCCGGTCCGGGTAGAATACAGTCTGGCCGAGCTGGCCGAAGGCTTAATTCCTATTCTTTCTCAGCTTGCCATGTGGGGACAGCAAATGCACGAGCTGGCCTCCCCCACAGTAAACAAATAGGCTGCTATAAAGTCCTTGTATTCCCAATGGTTCTCAACCCTGGCTGCCGCCGGCCAGACGGTGCTTTACGGCTATGTGATAGAGCTTTATTTTATGCTGCAGGTTTTGTCTGGATATCCCCAAAATCCTGGCGCTTTTGGAAATATTGTAGCAGTTCTCGGCCAGCACATCCAATAAAAGCTCTTTTTCATAGGCATGAAGGGCTTCCTTTAAGTCACGTGTTCCTGTTTCTTCGCCTTTCATTTTTTACCTCCATTTTATCCAAATATCCGTTCATAGGCCTCTGGATCAAAGGGGACCTTGCGCCCGATGCAGTCATATTTCTTGCACAGACTACAATTATCATAATCCGCATCGCTTGAAAAAAGCAGCTCCGACACCGAGTATCCCGGCTCCATATAGTTTTTTTCTGTCAGCCGGACCCCAATGGTCTCCGTCACGTCTCCGATGATCTCAAAAAGAGCAGGATTGTTGGCGATCGGCCAGTCTGGCAGTGAGCCCGGATTCAAGCGTCCCATATGGTCAAAGGCAAAATGCTCTTTTAAATAGCGGTCCACCGCCGCACGAGCCTCTCTGAGCGCGGCATATTTTAACAGATTACGCACCTCATCTGAGGGCTGCCGGAGGGCGTCCAGCTCGTCGCCGGCAGTTACCACTGTGGCAAAAACCCGTTCGATTCCCTTCAGCTTTTCCGCCAGCAGATGGCTTTCAAAAGTTTTATGCGCAACCTGCACCCGGTCATCGCCAAGCGCCTTTACAGCGCACCATTTAATGATGGCCCTGGGCCTCACAATCTTTTCGGCCGCTGCTGCCCATCGTAGAAGCTCGCTGTAAACCTGTGATTGGGGATCAATGTTTTTATCCTCTGCAAAAGCCTCGATGTCATAAAAAATTTCCATGGGATTAAATACGATTTTTTCCATTTTGTTTTCCGCCTTTCTCGCGATCACTTTTTATCATCAAGCAGATTACCACGGCTAAAACTGCCATTACCAGCATCAGCTGATAGGCCAGAGTAAAGCTGCCTGTTGCCTTTTTAATTGCGCCGCCCGCATAATTGCCGATCATGGAGCCCAGCCCCAGCGAAAGGTTTAACAGCCCGAACAGGCGGGCTGTTTTATCCGGCGGCAAAATTCTTGAAACATAGGTAGGATGCAGTCCAAAAATACCATTGTAGGTCAGCCCAAAAATAGCACAGGCCAAAAGCGCAGCAGCCGCACCGCCTAAAAAGACCACTGAGGCAATGGACAGCACCGATATCCCGTAGGTTATGATCATGGCTGTTTTAGCCGAGGTGCGGTCCGCCAGCATACCGGCCATAAGACCGCTGAAAATACCGATAAAGCCAAACACGCTCCAGCAAAGTCCTGAAACCTGCTCACTGAGTCCCAGATCCTCCTGCATAAGGGGAACAATGTAGCTTTGAAAGGGGATCAGATAAAGACCCGAAACCACAAGCAGAGCCACCAGCAGCAAGTAATGCCGCCAGACACTGCCGGCGGGCTGTCCTCCCTGCGCAACCGGTCCGGGCTCATGCCCTGACTCCGCCAGCCCAGGACCCTCTGGGCTCTTTTTCCCGAGCGCTGTAACTGCATAAATTCCTACGGCCCCCAGAATAAGACTGATCATCCCAAAGACCAGCCACACTGTGTGCCATGTGCCGTATTTAAGGAGCCACGGAATAAGCACACCGTTTAAAATCAAGCCAAAGGAGGTTCCGCTTGAGATAATCCCCAGGCTCTTTCCCCGGTTCTTCTCCTGGATATTTTCTGCCACAAAGGCCACCATGGGTATCCAGGAGGTTGCGGCAAAAATCCCCTGGAGGGTAACAATACAGAGCAGTACCCATGGGTTATTCACAAACGCCAGCAGTGTGACGCTGACGCCGCAGAGCACTACCGAGCCTCCAATCAAATGCCTGACGCTGACCACGCTGCAGAGCAGCCCGCCAAGCAGTGAAAACAACAGATAGGCGCCCTGATGAAAGGCGTTAATCCGGCCTACAAATTCATAGTCAATCCCCAGCTCTCTGACAATATCCGGGGTAATCATCGAAAAAATATATCTTCCAAAAGCAAAGGTAATCGTGATAAAGCCTGTCAGGCAGCAGACATAAATAAGCTCTCTGCGTCTTTCAGTCATGATAATCCCTTCCTTCTGTCATTCAGT
The DNA window shown above is from Eubacterium limosum and carries:
- a CDS encoding MFS transporter, which encodes MTERRRELIYVCCLTGFITITFAFGRYIFSMITPDIVRELGIDYEFVGRINAFHQGAYLLFSLLGGLLCSVVSVRHLIGGSVVLCGVSVTLLAFVNNPWVLLCIVTLQGIFAATSWIPMVAFVAENIQEKNRGKSLGIISSGTSFGLILNGVLIPWLLKYGTWHTVWLVFGMISLILGAVGIYAVTALGKKSPEGPGLAESGHEPGPVAQGGQPAGSVWRHYLLLVALLVVSGLYLIPFQSYIVPLMQEDLGLSEQVSGLCWSVFGFIGIFSGLMAGMLADRTSAKTAMIITYGISVLSIASVVFLGGAAAALLACAIFGLTYNGIFGLHPTYVSRILPPDKTARLFGLLNLSLGLGSMIGNYAGGAIKKATGSFTLAYQLMLVMAVLAVVICLMIKSDREKGGKQNGKNRI